In one Babylonia areolata isolate BAREFJ2019XMU chromosome 12, ASM4173473v1, whole genome shotgun sequence genomic region, the following are encoded:
- the LOC143288048 gene encoding uncharacterized protein C1orf50 homolog has product MEQSTSTVALVEANARPLGLQLVSSKQTNKPSSPMDLVELAKEVQKADEFTRANACSKLTIIADQIRYLQEQAKKTLETAHRDNMLHHAACNLVKRPGTMYYLYERESGQQYLSILSPQEWGSSCPHEFIGAFRLEYDMSWTPIEDVPKRSEEIALMDKIYNAQQAITDTQFTLMGKLKPSSSNAAIKDVSDHP; this is encoded by the exons TTGCTCTGGTGGAAGCCAACGCTCGCCCCCTGGGGTTGCAGCTGGTCAGCTCCAAGCAGACCAATAAGCCGTCCAGTCCCATGGACCTGGTGGAGCTGGCCAAAGAGGTGCAGAAG GCTGATGAATTCACACGTGCAAATGCCTGCAGCAAGCTGACAATTATTGCGGATCAAATCAGATATCTCCAAGAACAAGCCAAGAAG ACACTGGAGACGGCGCACAGAGACAACATGCTGCACCACGCTGCCTGTAATCTGGTGAAGAGGCCGGGCACCATGTACTATCTGTACGAGCGGGAGTCCGGGCAGCAGTACCTGTCCATTCTGTCTCCACAG GAGTGGGGGTCTTCATGCCCGCACGAGTTCATCGGGGCATTCCGCCTGGAGTACGACATGTCGTGGACGCCCATCGAGGACGTGCCGAAGCGCAGTGAGGAGATAGCCCTGATGGACAAGATCTACAACGCCCAGCAGGCCATCACGGACACCCAGTTCACCCTCATGGGCAAGCTGAAGCCCAGCTCCAGCAACGCAGCCATCAAGGATGTGTCCGACCACCCCTGA